A region of Haladaptatus caseinilyticus DNA encodes the following proteins:
- a CDS encoding UxaA family hydrolase, with translation MKGDVIEDAALLMDRRDSVATALEDLESGRVLEIDGQRIILADRVPFGHKFALDPMESGEEVYKYGAVIGRTTTDVPAGTWVHTHNCESTRGRGDQEGTER, from the coding sequence ATGAAAGGCGACGTAATCGAAGATGCGGCGCTGCTCATGGATCGCCGGGACTCAGTTGCGACCGCACTCGAAGACCTCGAGTCCGGACGCGTACTGGAAATTGACGGGCAGAGAATCATACTCGCCGACCGGGTTCCGTTCGGGCATAAATTCGCACTCGATCCGATGGAGAGTGGAGAGGAGGTTTACAAATACGGTGCCGTTATCGGCCGTACAACGACGGACGTTCCCGCTGGTACCTGGGTACATACACACAATTGTGAAAGCACTCGTGGTCGGGGCGACCAGGAGGGGACCGAACGATGA
- a CDS encoding IclR family transcriptional regulator, with translation MEKVAKHPVQTTEKTLRLVEALKNNGSCGITELADRLKMGKSAVHNHLATLEQHGYVVSEDGNYRLGLKFLDIGGYTRSQMDLYETAESEVKQLAMETGERANLLTEEHGMGIYLYRANGNQAVDLDTYTGVRTYLHTSALGKAILATMPEERTEAILDRHGLPATTPGCVTDRNELYDELETIREDGFAVDDEERMEGLRCIAMPITSTEGNSLGAISISAPSSRMKGTRFHETIPELLSGAVNVIELNLNYS, from the coding sequence ATGGAAAAGGTAGCGAAACACCCGGTCCAAACGACCGAAAAAACGCTCCGACTAGTCGAAGCGCTCAAAAACAACGGGAGCTGTGGGATCACCGAATTGGCGGATCGGTTGAAGATGGGAAAAAGCGCAGTTCACAATCATCTGGCGACGCTCGAACAACACGGGTACGTGGTCAGCGAGGATGGGAACTATCGATTGGGACTGAAATTCTTGGATATCGGTGGCTACACCCGTAGTCAGATGGACTTATACGAGACCGCAGAATCGGAAGTAAAGCAGCTCGCAATGGAGACGGGCGAACGGGCGAACTTATTGACTGAGGAGCATGGTATGGGAATCTACCTCTATCGTGCGAATGGAAACCAGGCCGTTGATTTGGACACGTACACCGGTGTTCGTACCTACCTTCACACCAGTGCGCTCGGAAAGGCCATCCTCGCAACAATGCCCGAAGAGCGTACCGAAGCGATTCTCGATCGGCACGGACTGCCGGCGACGACACCAGGGTGTGTAACCGATCGCAACGAATTATATGACGAACTAGAAACGATTCGCGAGGACGGGTTCGCGGTCGATGACGAGGAACGGATGGAGGGTCTCCGCTGTATTGCGATGCCCATCACCTCGACAGAGGGGAACTCGTTAGGGGCTATCAGCATTTCAGCTCCGTCCAGCCGCATGAAAGGGACCCGGTTTCACGAAACAATCCCGGAATTGTTGAGCGGTGCCGTGAATGTGATCGAGCTCAACCTCAACTATTCCTAA
- a CDS encoding mandelate racemase family protein, whose product MAPEITKIESTEFTYPLEDVGTDTHGFNLVYEPGATTERKLFAIKVHTDTGITGEYVGGNSPGAAQYNTVADYLVGKNPLKREKHWSEVKRALRKYDRMGIGPLDIALWDFAGKYHDAPIHELLGTYRERIPSYASTYHGDENGGLDSPAAFADFAEECRERGFPGYKIHGWGGGDTARDLDREIAAVHAVGERVGDEMDLMHDPACELETFGDALKLGRALDEEGFFWYEDPFRDGGISQHAHRKLRQSLDTPILQTEHVRGLEMATDFVANEATDFVRADPEYDGGITGAMKRARVAEGFGLDVEFHAPGPAQRHCIAATRNSNYYELALVHPKCQNTQPPVYVGGYSDMIDAIDSDGTVPVPNEPGLGVEYDWDYIESNTTGSVHIYE is encoded by the coding sequence GTGGCACCAGAAATAACGAAAATAGAGAGTACGGAATTCACGTACCCGTTGGAGGATGTTGGCACCGATACGCACGGTTTCAACCTCGTTTACGAACCGGGAGCGACGACCGAACGAAAGTTGTTCGCGATCAAGGTTCACACCGATACCGGAATCACTGGGGAGTATGTGGGAGGTAACTCTCCGGGAGCGGCCCAGTACAACACCGTCGCCGATTATCTCGTCGGTAAGAATCCGCTGAAACGCGAGAAACATTGGAGCGAGGTCAAGCGTGCGCTCAGAAAATACGATCGAATGGGAATCGGTCCGCTCGACATCGCGCTGTGGGATTTTGCAGGTAAATATCACGACGCACCGATTCACGAACTGCTCGGAACGTACCGGGAGCGGATACCATCGTACGCATCCACATATCACGGTGACGAGAATGGTGGACTCGATTCGCCGGCAGCATTCGCTGATTTCGCCGAAGAGTGCCGTGAGCGAGGGTTCCCCGGATACAAGATCCATGGGTGGGGAGGAGGCGATACCGCCCGGGACCTCGACCGCGAAATCGCGGCCGTGCACGCAGTCGGAGAGCGCGTCGGGGATGAGATGGACCTGATGCACGATCCGGCCTGTGAGCTGGAAACCTTCGGCGACGCGCTCAAATTAGGACGTGCACTCGACGAAGAAGGCTTCTTCTGGTACGAAGATCCGTTCCGCGATGGCGGGATCTCCCAACATGCACATCGAAAGCTTCGACAGTCGCTTGACACCCCGATCCTGCAAACCGAACACGTCCGTGGTCTCGAAATGGCCACTGACTTCGTCGCGAACGAAGCAACCGATTTCGTGCGTGCAGACCCCGAGTACGACGGCGGTATTACGGGCGCAATGAAACGTGCAAGGGTGGCGGAAGGGTTTGGGCTCGACGTCGAATTTCACGCACCCGGACCCGCTCAACGGCACTGTATCGCGGCGACACGGAATTCGAACTACTACGAACTCGCGTTGGTCCACCCGAAATGTCAAAACACGCAACCTCCTGTCTATGTAGGAGGCTACTCGGATATGATCGACGCAATCGATAGCGACGGGACGGTTCCGGTACCGAACGAACCGGGTCTCGGTGTCGAGTACGATTGGGACTATATCGAGTCAAATACGACCGGAAGCGTCCACATCTACGAGTAA
- a CDS encoding UxaA family hydrolase produces the protein MKASLQGYERSNGEVGIRNHVLVVPSVICSHHVADRIAARLPYARATPHDHGCAQLGADNEQTARTLVGIGTNPNVAGVVVVGLGCEEVQSTEVAASLSERGVPVREVSIQDIGSTEACVEQGVERARELWEKADIREKSVPLRKLTVGVIASDLRESTREVAAPLVGDVIDELTEMGVRIVTAGNERLVVHPAAARERTVPDAHSDLEALFSRHREEPPRATQVGMRAAAGDFDEITREWGSSDINEVLEYGSAASLDSGIGIVDSPSRFEEAATGLVAAGANLLIHLTADGIPAGHPIAPVIKVSGEHSTVTALADDIDIDATADTKSDLLTRIRTVGDGNPCAADKHGLTEFAITRVGPSM, from the coding sequence ATGAAAGCGTCGCTCCAAGGGTACGAACGTTCGAACGGCGAAGTCGGGATTCGCAACCACGTTCTCGTCGTTCCATCGGTGATCTGTTCCCACCACGTTGCCGACCGAATCGCAGCACGACTTCCATACGCTCGAGCGACCCCACACGACCACGGATGCGCTCAGCTCGGGGCGGATAACGAGCAAACGGCGCGAACACTCGTCGGCATCGGAACCAACCCGAACGTCGCAGGCGTCGTCGTGGTCGGACTCGGCTGTGAAGAGGTACAGAGTACGGAAGTAGCTGCCTCGCTCTCCGAACGTGGCGTACCCGTCAGGGAGGTCTCGATTCAAGACATCGGGAGCACTGAAGCGTGCGTCGAGCAGGGTGTCGAACGAGCTCGGGAGCTGTGGGAAAAAGCGGACATCCGCGAGAAATCCGTCCCGCTTCGGAAGTTGACCGTCGGTGTAATCGCAAGTGACCTCCGCGAGAGCACACGCGAGGTTGCAGCACCCCTCGTCGGCGATGTGATCGATGAATTAACCGAGATGGGAGTTCGAATCGTCACCGCAGGAAACGAACGTCTCGTCGTCCATCCGGCGGCCGCACGCGAACGAACCGTTCCAGACGCGCATTCCGACCTCGAGGCGTTGTTTTCCCGACACCGAGAGGAGCCACCACGAGCGACACAGGTCGGGATGCGTGCTGCAGCGGGGGATTTCGACGAGATAACTCGCGAATGGGGATCGAGTGACATCAACGAAGTGTTGGAGTATGGGTCCGCTGCATCTCTCGATTCCGGCATCGGAATCGTCGATTCACCGTCACGGTTCGAAGAAGCAGCGACTGGACTGGTCGCCGCCGGCGCGAATCTACTCATCCATCTCACGGCGGATGGGATTCCCGCCGGGCATCCGATAGCCCCTGTTATCAAGGTCTCCGGAGAGCACTCCACAGTCACGGCGCTTGCCGATGATATCGATATCGACGCAACAGCGGATACGAAAAGCGACCTATTGACGCGGATTCGAACCGTTGGGGACGGGAATCCCTGTGCGGCGGACAAGCATGGCCTGACGGAGTTTGCGATAACGCGTGTCGGACCCTCGATGTGA
- a CDS encoding LUD domain-containing protein, which yields MATNVVAAFESSLGTLDVPCMSTTPDGFIEALTEYIELPAVGVPLGIEGISLEETDATLSPSSQQLVDAKTGITPAALGVAAHGSLLLQSSPTGTEPVSLYPPRHVAVVREGDIVPDVRDALEWLDGEFTDGRRSAVFATGVSATGDMGALVEGVHGPADVRVIIVEDR from the coding sequence ATGGCAACAAACGTGGTCGCGGCATTCGAGTCGTCGTTAGGGACTCTCGATGTTCCATGTATGAGTACGACCCCGGACGGATTTATCGAAGCGCTCACTGAGTATATCGAACTGCCTGCCGTGGGCGTTCCATTAGGCATCGAAGGTATTTCGCTCGAAGAAACGGACGCAACGCTTTCTCCATCATCGCAGCAACTCGTAGATGCGAAAACCGGCATTACTCCCGCTGCACTTGGTGTTGCAGCACACGGAAGTCTACTGTTACAGTCCTCCCCCACCGGTACCGAACCGGTCAGCCTCTATCCACCCCGTCACGTCGCCGTGGTTCGTGAAGGGGACATCGTTCCGGATGTTCGCGACGCGCTCGAATGGTTGGATGGCGAATTCACCGACGGTCGACGCTCCGCCGTCTTTGCGACTGGCGTCAGCGCGACCGGTGATATGGGCGCGCTCGTCGAAGGGGTTCACGGGCCAGCCGATGTGCGTGTTATCATCGTGGAGGATCGATAG
- a CDS encoding MFS transporter, translating to MNSNDRRTVAVASFAHGLVHTYELTIPLLIPIWMTTFAVDTAMIGFVVTVGYVLFGLGALPSGILADNYDTRMLIAISVLGMGVGFVIISLAPSIFILTVGLIVWGGSASMYHPTGLSLISRTVSERGRGLAFHGVAGNVGTAVGPLLVSVLLLELSWRYAASLLVVPALLVGIVTLLVPIEKPARVSNGGVAVDSRDGFSIAEFGSSSKRLFARGFAVIFLLVVLEGLFYRGILTFLPDVFDTVITSKSAITPDLFRGTSQYLYSGLLLVGVFGQYVGGWLVDRVSPIRGLVVVFLGLAGVSAMFAAITNPSMWNLVPLSILLGVFLFGEQPLMQATVADYSSTDTRGLSYGYTYVGVFGVGALGATIAGYVLTRASFSWLFVVLAMLAVIAAIVSEGLRRGTTEV from the coding sequence GTGAATAGTAACGACCGACGAACCGTCGCTGTCGCTTCGTTCGCACATGGACTGGTACATACGTACGAACTCACCATTCCGCTTCTCATTCCGATTTGGATGACGACGTTCGCCGTCGATACGGCGATGATCGGATTCGTCGTCACTGTTGGCTACGTCCTGTTCGGCCTCGGGGCGCTTCCGAGCGGTATTCTCGCCGATAACTACGATACACGCATGCTCATCGCGATCAGTGTGCTGGGAATGGGTGTCGGATTCGTCATCATAAGTCTCGCACCGAGTATTTTCATCCTCACGGTCGGTCTGATCGTCTGGGGTGGGTCCGCGAGTATGTATCATCCAACCGGACTCTCACTGATCAGCCGCACCGTCTCGGAACGTGGGCGAGGACTCGCGTTTCACGGTGTGGCAGGTAACGTGGGAACTGCAGTTGGCCCGCTCCTCGTTTCAGTCCTTCTCTTGGAATTGTCGTGGCGATACGCGGCTTCACTCCTCGTCGTTCCGGCGCTCCTCGTCGGTATCGTTACGCTTCTCGTTCCCATCGAGAAACCGGCTCGCGTGAGCAACGGTGGAGTGGCTGTCGATTCACGGGACGGGTTCTCGATCGCCGAGTTCGGTTCGTCATCGAAACGGCTCTTCGCTCGTGGGTTCGCCGTAATATTCCTATTGGTGGTTTTAGAAGGGTTGTTCTACCGAGGGATTCTGACCTTCCTCCCTGACGTCTTCGACACGGTAATCACGTCGAAGTCCGCCATCACACCTGACCTGTTTCGTGGGACGTCCCAATACCTATACAGTGGATTGCTGCTCGTCGGTGTCTTCGGTCAGTACGTCGGCGGGTGGCTCGTCGATCGGGTGAGTCCCATCCGCGGACTCGTTGTGGTTTTTCTCGGATTGGCGGGTGTATCCGCCATGTTCGCAGCGATCACGAACCCGAGTATGTGGAATCTCGTTCCGCTGAGTATACTTCTCGGCGTGTTTCTCTTCGGTGAGCAGCCGCTCATGCAGGCTACGGTCGCGGATTACTCGTCTACCGATACTCGTGGGCTGAGTTACGGATACACGTATGTCGGCGTCTTTGGCGTTGGTGCGTTGGGTGCGACTATCGCCGGATACGTCCTCACGCGAGCGAGCTTTTCGTGGCTCTTCGTCGTACTCGCGATGCTTGCTGTCATCGCCGCAATCGTTTCGGAGGGACTCCGACGGGGGACAACGGAAGTGTAG
- a CDS encoding LUD domain-containing protein produces the protein MSSDTRRRKAAKIRHLLETEGESVHENTTHFNEERYDAVEEFDDYEAVRAEARAIKEDAIERLPELVETLRDSVEENGGTLYIADDAADANAYIGDVVDEAGGDTVVKSKSMTTEEIEVNEALEANDVDVWETDLGEFVLQVADEAPSHLVGPSLHRTTDDVADLFNRYFDPDEPFETAEQLTEFARDYLGDRIRAADVGMTGANFVLADSGTITLVTNEGNARKCAVTPDTHIAVTGVEKILPSLSDLGPFIELIARSATGQDISQYVSLFSPPTNSPTLDFEDPEAPAFETDGDRSFHLVLIDNGRLAMREDEQLRETLYCIRCGACANSCANFQHVGGHAFGGETYTGGIATGWETGVNGIESADEFNDLCTGCSRCVTACPVKIDIPWINTVVRDRLNHDHDSSEFDFLVEGLTPDEEPARLDLQKRAFGNFETMAKVGSKTAPVSNWILDSSPIRDGMDRLMGIDQRRELPSFRRESLVDWFAARGGNKVRSTDRTAVLYPDVYTNYVLVERGKAAVNVLESLGVEVIIPDVPGSGRAPLSQGMIDTAESKAKQVTDRLRRYIDAGADIVVIEPSDLAMFRRDYEKLLPARAFDMLSENSYEVLEYVFGLLENGAEADALSNADSRLAYHSHCQQRTLGLDAYTEAVFERLGYDVITSDVECCGMAGSFGYKSEYYELSMDVGSTLGDQFSDATDRTIVASGTSCSEQLTDLLSSDVKHPVEILAPDGR, from the coding sequence ATGAGCAGCGATACCCGTCGTCGGAAGGCTGCCAAAATCCGCCATCTGCTGGAGACCGAAGGCGAGAGCGTTCACGAGAACACGACTCACTTCAACGAAGAGCGATACGATGCCGTCGAAGAGTTCGACGACTACGAAGCCGTTCGTGCCGAAGCACGTGCGATCAAGGAGGACGCTATCGAGCGGCTTCCCGAACTCGTGGAAACGCTTCGTGATTCCGTCGAAGAAAACGGTGGCACCCTCTACATCGCTGACGACGCCGCGGATGCCAACGCCTATATCGGAGACGTCGTCGATGAAGCCGGTGGAGACACCGTCGTGAAGAGCAAATCGATGACGACGGAGGAAATCGAGGTGAACGAGGCGTTGGAAGCGAACGACGTCGATGTCTGGGAAACGGATCTCGGCGAGTTCGTTCTGCAGGTTGCAGACGAAGCCCCCTCCCACCTCGTCGGGCCATCGCTACATCGGACGACGGACGATGTCGCCGACCTCTTCAACCGATATTTCGATCCCGACGAACCGTTCGAAACGGCGGAACAGCTCACGGAATTCGCGCGCGATTATCTCGGTGACCGGATTCGGGCCGCCGATGTCGGGATGACTGGGGCAAACTTCGTGCTCGCGGATTCGGGGACGATTACGCTCGTTACCAACGAGGGGAATGCACGAAAATGTGCGGTGACCCCTGACACCCATATCGCGGTTACCGGCGTCGAGAAGATACTCCCGTCGCTTTCGGACCTCGGACCGTTTATCGAACTCATCGCACGGTCGGCCACTGGGCAGGATATTTCACAGTACGTATCGCTGTTCAGCCCGCCAACCAATTCCCCCACGCTTGATTTCGAGGATCCCGAAGCACCGGCGTTCGAAACGGATGGTGACCGCTCGTTCCACCTCGTCCTCATCGATAACGGCCGGTTGGCGATGCGGGAGGACGAGCAGCTGCGGGAGACGTTGTACTGCATTCGGTGTGGTGCCTGCGCAAACTCCTGCGCGAACTTCCAGCACGTTGGCGGCCATGCTTTCGGCGGGGAAACCTACACCGGCGGTATCGCCACCGGTTGGGAGACGGGGGTCAACGGTATCGAGAGTGCGGACGAGTTCAACGATCTCTGTACGGGATGTTCGCGCTGTGTGACCGCCTGTCCGGTGAAGATCGATATTCCGTGGATCAACACGGTCGTTCGCGACCGACTCAATCACGACCACGACAGCTCCGAGTTCGATTTTCTGGTCGAAGGATTGACTCCCGATGAGGAGCCAGCGAGGCTGGACCTCCAAAAACGAGCGTTTGGTAACTTCGAAACGATGGCCAAGGTAGGGAGCAAAACGGCGCCCGTTTCGAATTGGATACTCGATTCGTCCCCCATCAGGGATGGTATGGACCGACTCATGGGAATCGACCAGCGTCGCGAACTCCCATCGTTCAGGCGGGAGTCACTCGTCGACTGGTTCGCGGCTCGGGGTGGGAACAAGGTTCGTAGTACCGACCGAACTGCCGTACTCTACCCGGACGTTTATACGAACTACGTCCTCGTAGAGCGCGGGAAAGCTGCCGTCAACGTTCTCGAATCGCTGGGAGTCGAGGTTATCATTCCGGATGTCCCCGGAAGTGGACGAGCACCACTCTCGCAGGGAATGATCGACACCGCCGAATCGAAGGCGAAACAGGTCACAGACCGGCTTCGACGTTATATCGACGCGGGTGCTGACATCGTCGTCATCGAACCGAGCGACCTAGCTATGTTCCGCCGTGATTACGAAAAACTACTCCCTGCTCGCGCGTTCGATATGCTATCGGAAAACAGCTACGAGGTTCTCGAATACGTCTTTGGGCTCTTGGAAAACGGTGCTGAGGCAGACGCACTCTCGAATGCCGACTCGAGACTCGCCTACCACAGTCATTGCCAACAACGGACGTTAGGACTCGATGCATACACCGAGGCTGTCTTCGAACGGCTCGGGTACGATGTCATCACCTCCGATGTCGAATGTTGTGGGATGGCAGGCAGCTTTGGCTACAAATCGGAATATTACGAACTGAGTATGGACGTGGGTTCGACCCTCGGCGACCAGTTCTCCGATGCAACCGACCGGACGATCGTCGCCTCCGGAACCTCGTGCAGCGAGCAACTCACTGATCTCCTGAGTAGCGATGTGAAACACCCAGTCGAAATACTCGCACCCGACGGGCGCTGA
- the rdfA gene encoding rod-determining factor RdfA: protein MSKNDSRKKTSKVERVIRTYELNDMGETLEAYWTGEAEEQYSLRDLADFFNQEVLAAELDRNNASPLEGEVENTYRLLTDETVSSGVKTETENSLARNGIDVENLRKDFVSHQAIYTYLTKYRDVSHEPKEDDPQTQIEKGADTVRRLQNRTVAVAETTLTNLRDTDRIELADFDVINDVRVVCNECGQSYSVDDLLEMGGCDCMT from the coding sequence ATGTCTAAAAATGATTCACGAAAGAAAACGAGCAAAGTCGAGCGAGTGATTCGGACGTACGAGCTAAACGACATGGGTGAGACGCTCGAAGCGTACTGGACCGGAGAGGCCGAAGAGCAGTACAGTCTTCGTGACCTCGCCGACTTTTTCAACCAGGAAGTACTGGCCGCCGAATTAGACCGAAATAATGCCTCCCCACTGGAGGGGGAAGTCGAAAACACCTACCGACTCCTCACCGATGAAACGGTTAGTAGCGGGGTCAAAACGGAAACTGAAAATTCGCTCGCTCGTAACGGAATCGATGTGGAAAATCTCAGGAAGGATTTCGTATCTCACCAGGCTATTTATACGTATCTCACCAAGTATCGAGACGTCTCACACGAACCGAAGGAGGACGATCCCCAGACACAGATCGAAAAGGGGGCCGATACCGTTCGACGTCTTCAAAACCGGACGGTCGCAGTCGCAGAAACGACGCTCACCAATCTTCGGGATACGGATCGAATCGAGTTGGCGGACTTCGATGTGATCAACGACGTCCGCGTTGTGTGTAATGAATGTGGGCAATCATACTCGGTAGACGACCTCCTCGAAATGGGTGGTTGTGACTGCATGACGTAA
- a CDS encoding UxaA family hydrolase has translation MCGTFRGYRRDDGQIGVRNYVAIIPTSVAASPVARHIATESGAWARATPHQMGTTQPDPARRQTESVLVGVGRNPNVGAAVVLELGTEDIDADSLADRIATSGTPVETLSIRDCGGTKRTLEAGRNLMEKLYEGISQTRREDADLSELIFGAECGGSDATSGIAANPAVGNAADRLVAAGGTTCFSETPEFIGAEHILAERCADEKTRERLLERVEAREGQAKLMGVDLRGAQPTPGNQEGGLTTIEEKSLGAIAKGGTTPIRGIVDYGEKLPAGSGLILMDTPGYDVESVVAKVAGGAQIIAFTTGRGSTTGNPIAPVIKVTGNPGTWKKMRSNMDVNASTIVHGEDIEAVGQRVYKTIKAVANGQRTEAERRQLQEFAINEIQPKELEGTA, from the coding sequence ATGTGTGGAACATTTCGCGGGTATCGCCGAGACGATGGCCAGATCGGCGTCCGCAATTACGTCGCCATCATCCCGACGTCGGTAGCCGCCAGTCCGGTTGCCCGTCACATCGCGACCGAATCCGGCGCGTGGGCACGTGCAACGCCCCATCAAATGGGGACGACACAACCCGACCCGGCACGGAGGCAAACCGAGAGCGTCTTGGTTGGCGTCGGTCGAAATCCGAACGTCGGTGCCGCCGTCGTCCTCGAACTCGGTACCGAAGACATCGATGCCGATTCGCTCGCGGATCGAATTGCGACGAGTGGTACGCCGGTCGAGACGCTCTCGATTCGTGACTGTGGAGGGACGAAACGGACACTCGAAGCCGGACGGAATCTCATGGAGAAATTGTACGAAGGGATATCGCAGACACGACGCGAGGATGCAGATCTATCGGAGCTGATTTTTGGCGCGGAATGTGGAGGAAGTGACGCGACGAGCGGTATCGCGGCCAATCCCGCGGTGGGAAACGCCGCAGACCGACTCGTTGCTGCGGGTGGGACGACTTGTTTTAGCGAGACGCCGGAGTTCATCGGTGCAGAACATATCCTGGCAGAAAGGTGTGCTGACGAAAAAACTCGTGAGCGACTTCTCGAACGCGTCGAAGCGCGTGAGGGACAAGCGAAACTGATGGGTGTCGACCTCCGTGGCGCACAACCCACACCCGGCAATCAGGAAGGAGGGTTGACGACAATCGAAGAAAAGAGCCTCGGAGCGATTGCGAAGGGTGGAACGACCCCGATACGGGGCATCGTCGATTACGGGGAAAAATTACCGGCTGGCAGTGGGCTCATCCTCATGGATACGCCCGGATACGACGTCGAGAGCGTCGTCGCAAAGGTCGCTGGCGGAGCGCAGATTATCGCCTTTACGACCGGCCGAGGTTCGACGACAGGGAACCCGATAGCGCCAGTCATCAAGGTCACGGGCAATCCGGGTACGTGGAAAAAGATGCGGAGTAATATGGACGTAAACGCGTCGACGATCGTCCACGGAGAGGATATCGAGGCAGTCGGTCAACGAGTATACAAGACCATCAAAGCGGTCGCAAACGGACAACGAACCGAAGCTGAACGCCGACAGCTTCAGGAGTTTGCGATCAACGAGATCCAGCCGAAGGAGTTGGAGGGAACAGCATGA